Within Salarias fasciatus chromosome 15, fSalaFa1.1, whole genome shotgun sequence, the genomic segment ACAACACTTGGATCTGATTGATGAATGAACTCTATAAGGTGTGATTATAGAGTTCATTGATCAATTACTTTTCTGCTCATTGGCAGGGGTGATAGCATCACCaataaatgcatttcttttttcaaaactcAATAAATCATCTCTCACAGATTTTACAAAAATGATTTACAAATACCAGATATATACACAAAAGTCTCCGTTTGTTTAGGCCACATTTTTCCAGGTGAAGAACGAGAAATGAAAAGGTGTCATTGGAGGAACGTCTGAGAGCTGCATGAGCAACTCAGACCAATCAATCATAAGTGTTAATGCAAACATTAACCGTACAAACACCATAAACACTCTAAACAACAGTTTGCTTGGTCAGAAGCGACGGCTGTTAATTTGCATCATTGCAGATTATTTACCGACTGATGAcattttttgtatgtttgtttggGATCATTTGAATTTTGTCGTGATCATTAGAAACATTAAATCACTGAAGACATTTTGAAATAACTGGAATAGCTTTaacattgatttttgttttgatgccCTCCTTCTGTTGAATGGGTTCTTTATATTTAGAGGAAAACCCAAAATGTGCAGAAGCATTTGGTCTCATCCAAAATAATGCTGCTAAGCACCGGACTGCAGGAATGTTCACTCCGTGATGAGGATGGAAGTTATTTTAACTAACCAATCAATGGACTTTTGGTAATGGACTGTTGCAGTCATGAACAGACTGATGCAATTAACAATAGTTAGCATTTTTTTCCGTGGTCCTACTCTGCTGTTATACCTTCCAAAGAAGTCAGTactacataaaataaaaatgaataaaacaaatgaataagGTTCTGTGAATTTCAACAGTACCGTCTACTATAAAACAAGGTGTAAAACTAGCTggttcaggttaaaaaaaaaaaaagaagactcaTTAAAATGATGGATAATTCTGGTGTAAtagatggaaaacaaaaaattgaaaatgactCTGACAACTACGTGACCAGAATGTTTTAAAGTTGTTGTCCTACCATAtcaccctcttcctcctcttctctcttggGTTCTTGGGGCTCGTCCTCAGGATTGAAGTCTTCCATTTCAACCTAGAAACACAAGCGTGGGTTGATTTAGCAGTTATTCATCAAcaagtaacaacaacaacacacaggtTAATTCTCGATGATCTGACCTCCTCAATAGCAGCATCCTGAAGCAGGGACCGGACATCCAGACGCACCATGTGACGGGGCGAAGGCTCCCAGTTGTTGGACATCTGAGGACAGAATTCCCCATTAAGAAGTGGAATCTACAGCCGTTTTTTAGAACACAGCTTCCAAGGTGTAACTTCTATAACGTGCTCCGACTCgatctccgtggaaacgggggaaaatgcagtttttctgaaaacactcctgcTCTGTAGACGGCGGAAACGCTGTGACTTTACATGCACACCGTGGCCGTAGTCGATCAAATATAAGgtcaatggcggcctccagagtgtcatgactcccgtCCATCTTCTCCTCGGACTCAGTGCTCAACACCATCGTCTGTCCATCCAAATGTCTATTTACTTGTGTGTCtcgcttcattacaaaaataaccAACGGCAGCCGTGAATGACGCAACTCGAAATCTACGTTACAGTTTAAATGCAAAACTATTTCGACATGAGAATGAAAagacgatgcgttttcactacAAATGCTGTTGAGTCAAAGGGGGCCGGGCATCAGACTGAATTTAATCGTTAGCGCTGCTTATCAGGTCAGAAAAGGTCTCAAATACCTTGGTTATATCCTTTACTGTGCGTCCATGGACGTTTCTTTTTGCACAAGTTTGAGTGTCTGCAGTGATTTCAGCCAGATACACCTTGAATCAGAACAGAAAGCCTCTTTAGCATTGGGGGTGAGTCCATaatgatttgtttcattttataaGAATACATCTCACCTCGAAGCCTTTGGTTTTGGCAGCACTCCAGAACTGATCGAAGTGTTTAACCTTGTCGTTTATTGTGTCTAAGATGATGAACGGGAAAAAGCCGTCATCCAGGGTTTTCTTGAACGTTTTGAGCATGCTGTTCCGGTAGGTATCCTCCATCTCCGGCTCATACTCGTACTCAAGAACCTGGGAAGACGGGcgtttttttacattaaatcagatttgttgacagagttacagctGCCTGGAAGACTTTATCTAAGGTCAGTTACCTTTTTTTTGACTCTTTTCCCAGTGTCTGGGTCTTTTTCGGTTTTCTCAACTTCGGTCATGAAATAGTCGTCCAAGACGAGAACTCGCGGAGGCGCTCCACCACAGTCAACTTCTTTGTCCTAATTACAGTTTCAAAAACAGCTTGAATtagattttatgaaaaaaaaagaaacctctgACACATCATGAGGGTATTCAAATGAAAAATTGCTGGGACATAAGTTACGTGACGTAAAAATCTGACATCTCTTACCCGAATGAGTTTTGCAACGTGGCTTTTGCCACTTCCTGGAAGTCCTCTCATGATAATGACAATCTATTCGATACAAAATTTGTATATTAGCCACTTTATATGGTACTGCTGCAAGCATGAACACTTTCATCAAATTCGTCATCAATTATTACCCGCTCAGGCCGAGACAGTCTGCCCGGTGTTTTCAGGATGTCGTCGATGTTCTTTATTTCTGGCTTTTTCTCAATTCTGGGGGGAGGCTGTGGAGGTGGCTGGAGGGGAGGGGCAGCAGATGGTCCTCTGCTCTCCGGATTACTTCTTCTTTCTACTGTATGAAATTATTTGCAATTTAGGAGAGTGAAAATGGAACACATTTCTTGCATTTGGGGAGTCTGTTCACACAACAATGGTTCTCTGAGTCAATGAAAACGCAAGTTTTTTGAAAGGCTTCCACTGTGCATGTGCTCCATGGCCAtggtaaacagttcttctgcacacgtACACAAGATTAGACAACTTAGTCATTggtaaagtttcattaaaatactTGAGACACATGTGTTGACAGCAAAGTGATGAATAATAACTAATAAAAGTGTGGCATAGCCAACGTACCATAAGGCGAGGAGCTGTGTCCATAACGGTCAGGTCCACTTCGGTCAAGTCCAGTGCGCTCGTATGAAGATCTGTCATAGGGCAGCCTTCCATAATGATCCTCGGGATCACGACTGCCGCTCCGCTCCTTTTCTCGCACATCTCGGTCTCTCTCCCTGTATGCTGAGCGTAGAGGATGCGCCAGTGGAGATCTACAAAGAGAGGAAGCATTCCCAGGTTTAATTCCCCAAACTGAATCTTTAGTGAACGCTCAGCACTAATCACAATGCATGACACAATGTGATATTGTACCTTTCTTCAACCATGGCTTGTGTGCTTGAGTCAGAAACAGACAAATAGAACACATATTACATATGTAAAGAAGCACCACACTGTCCCATTGGTGGGAAACAAAGGGTGTCTGATCCACTGAAAATACAGCACACCTGTCATCTCTCTCCCTTGGGGGGTAGCGTTCCCTCTCAAATCGTTCTCTTTCATAGTCGGGCTTTTCTCTGTATGATTCCCTCTCTCTGGCGTAGTCCCGGCGATCCATGTAAGGGTCTGATCGTCGATCGTAATATGGGTCTCTGCTGTAGGGATCTCTGGGACCAAGCAGTTCTAGAAGGATTTAACAGTTTATCAATCAAACATGAGCAGAAGATGGAAAAAGATGGCTGTAACAATTTAAAGAACAACACTTCCTGGCAGTCGTTCTTACCTTTTTCGTAGCCTCTGTCTGTTGTCACTGGGTCAGGCCTCAACACTATTCTCTCACCATAAGAGATTCGCTCAACAGTTGTTCCGGGCTctaaaacaaaaagtgtttaTTAGCCTCAATCACCAAAAACATTCTGAACTGTTCACGCCCTGCCAAAAATGAAGGTATTTATGAATGCATTACCATGCCCATGTCCATAATCAACTGTTTTTGGAATCACAGGAGGTGCAGCAGGTTGATAATGTGTGGCAGCTTCAGTTGCTGTTGTCTGTGAAGTAACCGTCATACCCTGAGGATGAACAACTGATGTTACAGGCTGAATTTGCAAAATTTCAATTGTCTTGTTATTCtttcacacagcaacacacacacacacacacacacacacacacgtaaaaaacacttcttatacccctttcacactgcaactagtgggtcgacccgtgttttcgaccagCTAATAATCGctttttgtgtcctttcacactgcctgcagacccgcgtcgctgcgtcttcccgcgccgatagtgtcccgcgttgatgacatcatcagcgcgacggagcaaagcgaaagtaaacaatgcagggaacacagtccccgttacctgtagacaaatctcctcttccccacggacccagagcagctctctggtctcgctatcttgccaatactgggtcaacttgacgaaggaaatctcacgctgtgtccagaaacaacaactagcgcgctaacgtagccacgctgcatcgacgtcatcacgtaagttaccgcgtcgactcgcgtctgcctttcacactccctttcgcccctcccactaaaaagccggtagtagcgacccgctaaaaacccgcgtcaattgcagggttgaaaaacgcGGGTCTAATGTcgagtgaacactttcacactgccacgAGGACCCGCTTAATTAGCGGGTTTAcacaggttttttggccagtgtgaaaggggtattatTGTTAGGTCAGTTTTCATGGTTTTACCTTCAGAACATTCCTGACTTCTGGTGGGATCTCCAATCCAAGGAGCCCGGCAGGTAGCTCGGGTAGATTATCAGCTGGAGCAGGCTGCTGAGGCTCAGTACCGGGGGTCTTGGCCTCCTGTAATTCCCTGTGAATGCAAAATGACAGAGCAAAATTTTACAAAAAGGGTCCTTTAAACACTCTTAGACATATgcagaaacaacacattttGGTGATGTACTATTATGTTTCCAATAATTGGCATGCCATGTAAATTTGAGTTTTTAATTAAGATGGAAACAGTTTAAATACAGATTCTATGTAGGTGAGCAACAAAGAATTTTGGCTAACATGCTATGTGGTTGCTTCATGGAATGTAATGACCACAGGGCAGAAATTACCTTATTAGCTTAAGCTCCTGAGCAGCCTTTAAAATGATCTCATGTTGCCGTTGGGATAGGGCAAGCAAATTTCCGCTCATTCCTTGGGATTCAGCCGAACTCTCTGGCAAGCTTGTGACAGCTGGAGGTGCAGCAGGTCTATCCAAAGGAGGATCTTCTCTGAGGTCGTCATAGCGAGGTCTGTCTGGATAATCTGAAGGATAGCCCCGCTCTGGTGGTGAAAAAGGCCTGGGACGCCTTTCCCAGTCCGGGGGCGGTGGGTAGGGTGGTTCTTCTCGTCGGTAAGGTGAACCATCTCTGTATTCATGAATTCTGAGTTCTCcctttcctctttcatgttCATCATATCGATACGGGTGACCtctttccctttctctctctctttcctcttcccAATGACTATCTCTGAAAGCCTCAGGTGGGAGCATGCGAGGAGCATAGCCCCGCTCATGAGGGGATCGCTCTCTGTATTCATGATATTTGGCATCACGTGGATGTTCTTCAGGAGGGTAATCTGGTGGTGCCCGCCAGCGATGACCACCTTCACCATGATTGTAGTCCTCAACATAAGTCTCAGTATCCTCTTTATATTCCTCACGGTCTGGGCCGTGGTGCCACATGCCTCTTGCCATTCCCCGTCCCATTGGTCTCCTCCTCATTCCTCCCCTGTCTATTATCTCATGAGGGGGCAATGGAGCGCCTCTGCCATGGGGCGGCTGCCAACCCAATTCTTGTTCCCGCATTTCGTCATGATATGCCTCCTCCATCATTTCACGAGGCGGTGGTGGCAGCATGCGACGCCTGCCTCTTCCAGCTTCAGGATGCATTGGATGGATGTGAGGGTCATGTCCATCATACATAGGTGGGCCTGCTGAATCTACGCTGGGATCATCAGCATCTGCTTCATAGTCTAAGGGCTCGTCATCCATTGGCCCGTGTGGAGGGTGAAGGGGGCGTCCTCGTCCAGGATGCATGAACGCAGGGTGACCACGTGGGGGACGACCCCAGCCGGGTGGAAACGGGGGTCTCATACCTCTCATTGGAGGTCTTCTTTCACTCCAGTAGGGGTCTCCTTCCTCTGGGTATTCTGCTAATTCATGTTCCTCCCACTGTTCATCAAATGGCTCTCCTCTTTCCATAGGTGGGCCCCCTCGGCCCATCGGAGGTCCCCCCCGGCCCATTGGAGGTCCCCCTCGGCCCATTGGCGGACCCCCGCGGCCCATTGGTGGCCCTCCCCTGCCCATTGGCGGTCCTCCTCTTCCCATAGGGGGCCCCCCTCTACCTATTGGTGGCCCTCCCCTGCCCATTGGTGGACCTCCTCTGCCCATTGGCGGCCCTCCCCTGCCCACTGGCGGCCCTCCCCTACCAAATGGTGGACCCCCTCTTCCCATAGGGAAACCTCCTCTTCCCATAGGAGGCCCACCTCTACCCATTGGTGGACCTCCCCTTCCCATAGGGGGTCCTCCTCTCATCATTGGAGGTCTGCCTCTTCCCATGTGAGGTCCTCCCATTGGCCCTTCATAATACTCTTCCTCCGGGTAGTGTTCATCTGGCATCCAAATATCCTCACGTGGGATCTCTGAGTCCTCTCCACCAAACTCGTCATAGAAAGGCTCCTCATAGTCATagttctcctgctcctctggcaTTCCTTCGCTCTCTTCTGGTTGCACATAGTCATAAGacatttcctcttcctcctccccaaGTGGCCCAGTGCTCGGTCCCCTGAACTCTCCACTGCCCTTCTGCCCACGTCCTCGTCCACGCATTTGGACAGGCATCGGGGGCTGGCCACGTCCACGACCAGTGGGAGGCAACGGAGGCTCTGGCCTTAGCTGCAAATTGCCAGCACTTGGTGACTCTACTTCCAGGGACTTGGGGATATTATGGGGTATTTTGGGTTCATCTTGCTTGAGGGCATTCTTTACAGTGTTTTGTGAAACTGTGGCAGAGGTAGTAGGTACAGAGGGGTCACTGTTCACTGCTGTGGGTTTGTCACTACCGTCGGAGGTGGTGTTCTCTACATCTtttgacaaaacattttttgtgacTGTCTGAGGAATTGGGTCATTTGGGACAAAAAATCCATCAGTTCCAAGTAAGTTGTCATCTGTCATGTCTTCATCAGGAGTGGTTTTATCTGATTTGTTATCTgtatcacatttttgtttttcagactgCCGCTGAGAGGCTGATAATTCTGGTTTCTTTGTGTCCACAGTGGAAGGTTTTTGAACAGTTGGTTCTGGCTTCG encodes:
- the ylpm1 gene encoding YLP motif-containing protein 1 isoform X1; this encodes MFPNWGNFGAPQPNNFGGAGPRKQLAGNQNAGFGFEAATPSSGSLFSSLQEQHMQQMQQLQMLHQKQLQSVLHHGNNTSAYGGGHSGGYPGPAWHAEGAGHQDSGARPQSFYGQEPQARGVPPAPKPGYQPPPPPSQPTEPQPVPPPPEPHAAKPPDSGGPPKAKQATEEQATTEDDNSVPLQEQQQLWYKKHLQNLQKLKQEKAKQNQRESDGPALPPPLSQTGAPPPPKEPPKSTPPPPPPKEEPPAPPPPPLEIKPEIPKDQEEAARLQQLQAAAAQWQQVQQQRVGMQYQALMQQHEKLQQVLEKYQQVIQQPTNLQSMTAEMQLRHHEMQQQQFTPLFQEWDRSFALWYEQFQTYPHKDQLHDYEHQWKQWQEQMNATNAHLQERIATLSAMVPFAIGQYNSGMMGQFNQYPGQDMQMQQQSVNTGIQQSPAAGGPASQGGLVRGSGPTGVGVRPLGPQGVTPTSFNSARGPNGTNPRFDQPHQGFDGPPRFDQPQQRFDGPPRFDQPRHRFDGPPRFDQPKRFDGPPRFDQPQHRFDGPPRFDQPRQRFDGPPRFDQPRHRFDGPPRFDQQRQRFDCPPRFDQPRFGQQPRFEAPRHPGPPPRAECPPVSQQTPKPEPTVQKPSTVDTKKPELSASQRQSEKQKCDTDNKSDKTTPDEDMTDDNLLGTDGFFVPNDPIPQTVTKNVLSKDVENTTSDGSDKPTAVNSDPSVPTTSATVSQNTVKNALKQDEPKIPHNIPKSLEVESPSAGNLQLRPEPPLPPTGRGRGQPPMPVQMRGRGRGQKGSGEFRGPSTGPLGEEEEEMSYDYVQPEESEGMPEEQENYDYEEPFYDEFGGEDSEIPREDIWMPDEHYPEEEYYEGPMGGPHMGRGRPPMMRGGPPMGRGGPPMGRGGPPMGRGGFPMGRGGPPFGRGGPPVGRGGPPMGRGGPPMGRGGPPIGRGGPPMGRGGPPMGRGGPPMGRGGPPMGRGGPPMGRGGPPMGRGGPPMERGEPFDEQWEEHELAEYPEEGDPYWSERRPPMRGMRPPFPPGWGRPPRGHPAFMHPGRGRPLHPPHGPMDDEPLDYEADADDPSVDSAGPPMYDGHDPHIHPMHPEAGRGRRRMLPPPPREMMEEAYHDEMREQELGWQPPHGRGAPLPPHEIIDRGGMRRRPMGRGMARGMWHHGPDREEYKEDTETYVEDYNHGEGGHRWRAPPDYPPEEHPRDAKYHEYRERSPHERGYAPRMLPPEAFRDSHWEEERERERERGHPYRYDEHERGKGELRIHEYRDGSPYRREEPPYPPPPDWERRPRPFSPPERGYPSDYPDRPRYDDLREDPPLDRPAAPPAVTSLPESSAESQGMSGNLLALSQRQHEIILKAAQELKLIRELQEAKTPGTEPQQPAPADNLPELPAGLLGLEIPPEVRNVLKGMTVTSQTTATEAATHYQPAAPPVIPKTVDYGHGHEPGTTVERISYGERIVLRPDPVTTDRGYEKELLGPRDPYSRDPYYDRRSDPYMDRRDYARERESYREKPDYERERFERERYPPRERDDSTQAMVEERSPLAHPLRSAYRERDRDVREKERSGSRDPEDHYGRLPYDRSSYERTGLDRSGPDRYGHSSSPYVERRSNPESRGPSAAPPLQPPPQPPPRIEKKPEIKNIDDILKTPGRLSRPERIVIIMRGLPGSGKSHVAKLIRDKEVDCGGAPPRVLVLDDYFMTEVEKTEKDPDTGKRVKKKVLEYEYEPEMEDTYRNSMLKTFKKTLDDGFFPFIILDTINDKVKHFDQFWSAAKTKGFEVYLAEITADTQTCAKRNVHGRTVKDITKMSNNWEPSPRHMVRLDVRSLLQDAAIEEVEMEDFNPEDEPQEPKREEEEEGDMGYIPKSKWEMDTSEAKLDKLDGLSGGGKRKRDGEDMAGLEDYLQLPDDYATRMSQPGKKRVRWADLEEQKDADRKRAIGFVVGQTDWERITDESGQLAQKALNRTKYF
- the ylpm1 gene encoding YLP motif-containing protein 1 isoform X3, coding for MFPNWGNFGAPQPNNFGGAGPRKQLAGNQNAGFGFEAATPSSGSLFSSLQEQHMQQMQQLQMLHQKQLQSVLHHGNNTSAYGGGHSGGYPGPAWHAEGAGHQDSGARPQSFYGQEPQARGVPPAPKPGYQPPPPPSQPTEPQPVPPPPEPHAAKPPDSGGPPKAKQATEEQATTEDDNSVPLQEQQQLWYKKHLQNLQKLKQEKAKQNQRESDGPALPPPLSQTGAPPPPKEPPKSTPPPPPPKEEPPAPPPPPLEIKPEIPKDQEEAARLQQLQAAAAQWQQVQQQRVGMQYQALMQQHEKLQQVLEKYQQVIQQPTNLQSMTAEMQLRHHEMQQQQFTPLFQEWDRSFALWYEQFQTYPHKDQLHDYEHQWKQWQEQMNATNAHLQERIATLSAMVPFAIGQYNSGMMGQFNQYPGQDMQMQQQSVNTGIQQSPAAGGPASQGGLVRGSGPTGVGVRPLGPQGVTPTSFNSARGPNGTNPRFDQPHQGFDGPPRFDQPQQRFDGPPRFDQPRHRFDGPPRFDQPKRFDGPPRFDQPQHRFDGPPRFDQPRQRFDGPPRFDQPRHRFDGPPRFDQQRQRFDCPPRFDQPRFGQQPRFEAPRHPGPPPRAECPPVSQQTPKPEPTVQKPSTVDTKKPELSASQRQSEKQKCDTDNKSDKTTPDEDMTDDNLLGTDGFFVPNDPIPQTVTKNVLSKDVENTTSDGSDKPTAVNSDPSVPTTSATVSQNTVKNALKQDEPKIPHNIPKSLEVESPSAGNLQLRPEPPLPPTGRGRGQPPMPVQMRGRGRGQKGSGEFRGPSTGPLGEEEEEMSYDYVQPEESEGMPEEQENYDYEEPFYDEFGGEDSEIPREDIWMPDEHYPEEEYYEGPMGGPHMGRGRPPMMRGGPPMGRGGPPMGRGGPPMGRGGFPMGRGGPPFGRGGPPVGRGGPPMGRGGPPMGRGGPPIGRGGPPMGRGGPPMGRGGPPMGRGGPPMGRGGPPMGRGGPPMGRGGPPMERGEPFDEQWEEHELAEYPEEGDPYWSERRPPMRGMRPPFPPGWGRPPRGHPAFMHPGRGRPLHPPHGPMDDEPLDYEADADDPSVDSAGPPMYDGHDPHIHPMHPEAGRGRRRMLPPPPREMMEEAYHDEMREQELGWQPPHGRGAPLPPHEIIDRGGMRRRPMGRGMARGMWHHGPDREEYKEDTETYVEDYNHGEGGHRWRAPPDYPPEEHPRDAKYHEYRERSPHERGYAPRMLPPEAFRDSHWEEERERERERGHPYRYDEHERGKGELRIHEYRDGSPYRREEPPYPPPPDWERRPRPFSPPERGYPSDYPDRPRYDDLREDPPLDRPAAPPAVTSLPESSAESQGMSGNLLALSQRQHEIILKAAQELKLIRELQEAKTPGTEPQQPAPADNLPELPAGLLGLEIPPEVRNVLKGMTVTSQTTATEAATHYQPAAPPVIPKTVDYGHGHEPGTTVERISYGERIVLRPDPVTTDRGYEKELLGPRDPYSRDPYYDRRSDPYMDRRDYARERESYREKPDYERERFERERYPPRERDDRSPLAHPLRSAYRERDRDVREKERSGSRDPEDHYGRLPYDRSSYERTGLDRSGPDRYGHSSSPYVERRSNPESRGPSAAPPLQPPPQPPPRIEKKPEIKNIDDILKTPGRLSRPERIVIIMRGLPGSGKSHVAKLIRDKEVDCGGAPPRVLVLDDYFMTEVEKTEKDPDTGKRVKKKVLEYEYEPEMEDTYRNSMLKTFKKTLDDGFFPFIILDTINDKVKHFDQFWSAAKTKGFEVYLAEITADTQTCAKRNVHGRTVKDITKMSNNWEPSPRHMVRLDVRSLLQDAAIEEVEMEDFNPEDEPQEPKREEEEEGDMGYIPKSKWEMDTSEAKLDKLDGLSGGGKRKRDGEDMAGLEDYLQLPDDYATRMSQPGKKRVRWADLEEQKDADRKRAIGFVVGQTDWERITDESGQLAQKALNRTKYF
- the ylpm1 gene encoding YLP motif-containing protein 1 isoform X4, which gives rise to MFPNWGNFGAPQPNNFGGAGPRKQLAGNQNAGFGFEAATPSSGSLFSSLQEQHMQQMQQLQMLHQKQLQSVLHHGNNTSAYGGGHSGGYPGPAWHAEGAGHQDSGARPQSFYGQEPQARGVPPAPKPGYQPPPPPSQPTEPQPVPPPPEPHAAKPPDSGGPPKAKQATEEQATTEDDNSVPLQEQQQLWYKKHLQNLQKLKQEKAKQNQRESDGPALPPPLSQTGAPPPPKEPPKSTPPPPPPKEEPPAPPPPPLEIKPEIPKDQEEAARLQQLQAAAAQWQQVQQQRVGMQYQALMQQHEKLQQVLEKYQQVIQQPTNLQSMTAEMQLRHHEMQQQQFTPLFQEWDRSFALWYEQFQTYPHKDQLHDYEHQWKQWQEQMNATNAHLQERIATLSAMVPFAIGQYNSGMMGQFNQYPGQDMQMQQQSVNTGIQQSPAAGGPASQGGLVRGSGPTGVGVRPLGPQGVTPTSFNSARGPNGTNPRFDQPHQGFDGPPRFDQPQQRFDGPPRFDQPRHRFDGPPRFDQPRFGQQPRFEAPRHPGPPPRAECPPVSQQTPKPEPTVQKPSTVDTKKPELSASQRQSEKQKCDTDNKSDKTTPDEDMTDDNLLGTDGFFVPNDPIPQTVTKNVLSKDVENTTSDGSDKPTAVNSDPSVPTTSATVSQNTVKNALKQDEPKIPHNIPKSLEVESPSAGNLQLRPEPPLPPTGRGRGQPPMPVQMRGRGRGQKGSGEFRGPSTGPLGEEEEEMSYDYVQPEESEGMPEEQENYDYEEPFYDEFGGEDSEIPREDIWMPDEHYPEEEYYEGPMGGPHMGRGRPPMMRGGPPMGRGGPPMGRGGPPMGRGGFPMGRGGPPFGRGGPPVGRGGPPMGRGGPPMGRGGPPIGRGGPPMGRGGPPMGRGGPPMGRGGPPMGRGGPPMGRGGPPMGRGGPPMERGEPFDEQWEEHELAEYPEEGDPYWSERRPPMRGMRPPFPPGWGRPPRGHPAFMHPGRGRPLHPPHGPMDDEPLDYEADADDPSVDSAGPPMYDGHDPHIHPMHPEAGRGRRRMLPPPPREMMEEAYHDEMREQELGWQPPHGRGAPLPPHEIIDRGGMRRRPMGRGMARGMWHHGPDREEYKEDTETYVEDYNHGEGGHRWRAPPDYPPEEHPRDAKYHEYRERSPHERGYAPRMLPPEAFRDSHWEEERERERERGHPYRYDEHERGKGELRIHEYRDGSPYRREEPPYPPPPDWERRPRPFSPPERGYPSDYPDRPRYDDLREDPPLDRPAAPPAVTSLPESSAESQGMSGNLLALSQRQHEIILKAAQELKLIRELQEAKTPGTEPQQPAPADNLPELPAGLLGLEIPPEVRNVLKGMTVTSQTTATEAATHYQPAAPPVIPKTVDYGHGHEPGTTVERISYGERIVLRPDPVTTDRGYEKELLGPRDPYSRDPYYDRRSDPYMDRRDYARERESYREKPDYERERFERERYPPRERDDSTQAMVEERSPLAHPLRSAYRERDRDVREKERSGSRDPEDHYGRLPYDRSSYERTGLDRSGPDRYGHSSSPYVERRSNPESRGPSAAPPLQPPPQPPPRIEKKPEIKNIDDILKTPGRLSRPERIVIIMRGLPGSGKSHVAKLIRDKEVDCGGAPPRVLVLDDYFMTEVEKTEKDPDTGKRVKKKVLEYEYEPEMEDTYRNSMLKTFKKTLDDGFFPFIILDTINDKVKHFDQFWSAAKTKGFEVYLAEITADTQTCAKRNVHGRTVKDITKMSNNWEPSPRHMVRLDVRSLLQDAAIEEVEMEDFNPEDEPQEPKREEEEEGDMGYIPKSKWEMDTSEAKLDKLDGLSGGGKRKRDGEDMAGLEDYLQLPDDYATRMSQPGKKRVRWADLEEQKDADRKRAIGFVVGQTDWERITDESGQLAQKALNRTKYF
- the ylpm1 gene encoding YLP motif-containing protein 1 isoform X2: MFPNWGNFGAPQPNNFGGAGPRKQLAGNQNAGFGFEAATPSSGSLFSSLQEQHMQQMQQLQMLHQKQLQSVLHHGNNTSAYGGGHSGGYPGPAWHAEGAGHQDSGARPQSFYGQEPQARGVPPAPKPGYQPPPPPSQPTEPQPVPPPPEPHAAKPPDSGGPPKAKQATEEQATTEDDNSVPLQEQQQLWYKKHLQNLQKLKQEKAKQNQRESDGPALPPPLSQTGAPPPPKEPPKSTPPPPPPKEEPPAPPPPPLEIKPEIPKDQEEAARLQQLQAAAAQWQQVQQQRVGMQYQALMQQHEKLQQVLEKYQQVIQQPTNLQSMTAEMQLRHHEMQQQQFTPLFQEWDRSFALWYEQFQTYPHKDQLHDYEHQWKQWQEQMNATNAHLQERIATLSAMVPFAIGQYNSGMMGQFNQYPGQDMQMQQQSVNTGIQQSPAAGGPASQGGLVRGSGPTGVGVRPLGPQGVTPTSFNSARGPNGTNPRFDQPHQGFDGPPRFDQPQQRFDGPPRFDQPRHRFDGPPRFDQPKRFDGPPRFDQPQHRFDGPPRFDQPRQRFDGPPRFDQPRHRFDGPPRFDQQRQRFDCPPRFDQPRFGQQPRFEAPRHPGPPPRAECPPVSQQTPKPEPTVQKPSTVDTKKPELSASQRQSEKQKCDTDNKSDKTTPDEDMTDDNLLGTDGFFVPNDPIPQTVTKNVLSKDVENTTSDGSDKPTAVNSDPSVPTTSATVSQNTVKNALKQDEPKIPHNIPKSLEVESPSAGNLQLRPEPPLPPTGRGRGQPPMPVQMRGRGRGQKGSGEFRGPSTGPLGEEEEEMSYDYVQPEESEGMPEEQENYDYEEPFYDEFGGEDSEIPREDIWMPDEHYPEEEYYEGPMGGPHMGRGRPPMMRGGPPMGRGGPPMGRGGPPMGRGGFPMGRGGPPFGRGGPPVGRGGPPMGRGGPPMGRGGPPIGRGGPPMGRGGPPMGRGGPPMGRGGPPMGRGGPPMGRGGPPMGRGGPPMERGEPFDEQWEEHELAEYPEEGDPYWSERRPPMRGMRPPFPPGWGRPPRGHPAFMHPGRGRPLHPPHGPMDDEPLDYEADADDPSVDSAGPPMYDGHDPHIHPMHPEAGRGRRRMLPPPPREMMEEAYHDEMREQELGWQPPHGRGAPLPPHEIIDRGGMRRRPMGRGMARGMWHHGPDREEYKEDTETYVEDYNHGEGGHRWRAPPDYPPEEHPRDAKYHEYRERSPHERGYAPRMLPPEAFRDSHWEEERERERERGHPYRYDEHERGKGELRIHEYRDGSPYRREEPPYPPPPDWERRPRPFSPPERGYPSDYPDRPRYDDLREDPPLDRPAAPPAVTSLPESSAESQGMSGNLLALSQRQHEIILKAAQELKLIRELQEAKTPGTEPQQPAPADNLPELPAGLLGLEIPPEVRNVLKGMTVTSQTTATEAATHYQPAAPPVIPKTVDYGHGHEPGTTVERISYGERIVLRPDPVTTDRGYEKELLGPRDPYSRDPYYDRRSDPYMDRRDYARERESYREKPDYERERFERERYPPRERDDSTQAMVEERSPLAHPLRSAYRERDRDVREKERSGSRDPEDHYGRLPYDRSSYERTGLDRSGPDRYGHSSSPYERRSNPESRGPSAAPPLQPPPQPPPRIEKKPEIKNIDDILKTPGRLSRPERIVIIMRGLPGSGKSHVAKLIRDKEVDCGGAPPRVLVLDDYFMTEVEKTEKDPDTGKRVKKKVLEYEYEPEMEDTYRNSMLKTFKKTLDDGFFPFIILDTINDKVKHFDQFWSAAKTKGFEVYLAEITADTQTCAKRNVHGRTVKDITKMSNNWEPSPRHMVRLDVRSLLQDAAIEEVEMEDFNPEDEPQEPKREEEEEGDMGYIPKSKWEMDTSEAKLDKLDGLSGGGKRKRDGEDMAGLEDYLQLPDDYATRMSQPGKKRVRWADLEEQKDADRKRAIGFVVGQTDWERITDESGQLAQKALNRTKYF